In the Parasphingorhabdus halotolerans genome, TCAGGATTGATTTCCATTCCGCCTCCGCCGTAGAAGAGCGCGTCAATGCAATGCGAAAGCCGGCATCGAGTAACCGCGCGTTATTTTCGGCGCGTTCCAGATAACGGAACATCCAGAATAAGCCGCCTGCTGTTTTTCCTAGCATCGTCTATTCCTCCAGCACCCAGGTATCCTTGGTGCCGCCTCCCTGACTGCTATTGACCACGAGTGATCCTTCGGTCATCGCGACGCGCGTCAGACCGCCTGGCGTAATGTCGATCCTTTCGGGCGACACCAATACAAAGGGCCGCAAATCGACATGGCGCGGTGACAAGCCTTTCTTGGTGAAGATCGGCACCGTCGAAAGCGCCAGTGTTGGTTGGGCTATATAGTTGGAAGCGTTTTCGATCAGCTTCACCCGGAAATCCTCAACTTCCTTCCTGCTCGCCGCTGGTCCGACCAGCATACCATAACCTCCCGACCCGTGAACTTCTTTTACGACCAGATCAGCCAGGTTATCGAGCACATATTGCAGTTGATCGGGCTCGCTGCACCGCCAAGTCTGGACATTATTGAGCAGCGGCTTCTCTCCTGTGTAAAACTCCACAATATCGGGCATGTAGCTGTACAGCGCTTTGTCGTCAGCGATCCCGGTGCCGGGCGCGTTAGCGATAGTGATGCCACCCGAACGATATACGTCGAATATCCCGGGTACGCCCAGCATAGAGTCTGGATTGAAATTCATCGGATCAAGATATTCATCATCGACGCGGCGGTAGATGACGTCGATTGGTGTATAACCCTCTGTCGTACGCATCGCGATACGGCCATCAACAACGCGCAGATCATGGCCTTCAACCAGCTCCGCGCCCATTTGATCGGCGAGATAGCTATGTTCAAAATAGGCCGAGTTATGGATACCGGGCGTCAACACCGCGACCACCGGTTTGGCCGTGCAGGCTTCAGGCGCGGAAGCAGCAAGCGACCGGCGCAAATTGGAAGGATAATCGCTGACCTGTTGCACCGGGATGCGCGAGAATAGTTCAGGGAACATTTGCAGCATGGTTTCGCGGTTTTCCAACATATAGGAAACGCCCGATGGCGTTCGGGCATTGTCTTCCAGCACAAAAAACTCGTCCGGTCCGGTGCGCACGATATCCGTACCAACAATATGCGTGTAGATACCACCAGGTGGGTCGACGCCGACCATTTGCGGCAAGAACGCTTTATTATTGGCGATCAGCTCAAACGGGACGCGGCCAGCCCGCAATATCTCCTGACGATGGTAAATATCATGCAGGAATGCGTTGATAGCACGTACGCGCTGTTCGATACCGCGAGAAAGCTTGCGCCACTCGGAAGCCGAAATGACCCGGGGAATAACGTCAAACGGGATCAGCCGTTCATCGGCATCTTCTTCGCCATAAACGTTGAATGTGATACCCGTGGTGCGAAAAAAAGCTTCGGCTTGCGCAGCCTTCTTGCGAATCCGCTTGGGATCTTCGCCGTCCAGCCATTTTCCATATCCTGAATAGGGTTCTCGAACCGAACCCTCTCCAGCCGCCGCAGCGGCAACTAGCATCTCGTCAAAAAATTCGATCGCAAACCCCCTTGAAAATATTGAAACGGCTGTTCATCCTGCGATCTCAAGTTGTTTATCTTATGCGAAATAATACAACGTCAGGACATTATCTGATATTAACTGCAATAGAAAGTCCAATGTGCTGCCGTAGCTGCAGATAAATCAACCGGCCACCAGCTTCACGAAATTACTCTCCACCCAGCCGCTTTTGCACGGGCCATCATAATTGCGCTTGGAACGCACGGGTGATGATACGCCGCAATCACCCAGTTCCATTGCTGGCGGGGCTGCCAGTTCATTGCCCTCTCCGACAGCTTCAACAGGAGAGGCTTCGGCATAGACAATCCCGAACCATTGCTGATCATGGCTGCGGGTGCAGATATAGACCATTTGGCCGGCCATGAGGCTGTCTTTCTTGTCCGCACTGTCAAACGGTGCGATCAGGACATCGAGCTCGCCGCTGCGCAACCCGGCCACTTCCCCTACAGACTGGCACGCATCAAACCGAGGCCCGCCTTCACCAATCCGTATCGCACGTTCACCGGGATGGGAGCCGACCCGCTCGGTCCGTTCCGTCGCGTTCGCGCTATCGGTTTCGCGTTCAGCTAACGCGTCTTCCACCTTCGTCGTCTGCTGGCAGGCAGCAGTAGTGACACATAACAGGGAGGCGGCAAACAGGGTTCTGATCATGGCCAGCATCCTAGCGCACAAACGGCTGCTTTGGGAAGAGATCAATGATAACCCGCCAAAGCGCTACGCATCACAGCACAATCTGCGTTTGTGTAACCACGGCAACCAATGTGCCGTCTTTCAGCGAAATCCGCGTCTGCCAGACGGACTGCCGCCTGCCGACCTTAAATGGTGTCGCCTCTCCGTAAACGGTCTCGCCTTCTGGCGCCGCGTTGAGAAAATTGGTTTTGCTTTCAGACGTTGTGGTGCCGTTTGCGCCTTCGGGCAGATTGGCAAAGCCGCCGAAGGCTCCCAGCACATCGGCAAATGTCATCACTGCGCCACCGTGTATGCTAGGCGTCCCGCGACCATTGCCAGCGGTACAAATCTCCGGTCGCACCAACATCTCACCGCGCACAATCTCTTTGGTCATTTCCGTAATCTTGATGCCCATAGTCTTGGCAAATGGCACCATATCGGCGGGGTTGGTCATGTTCACAGGCCTTGTTCACATTGGTTCACAGCTTAACTTGGTTCACGCGAAAGCGCGAAGACGCAAAGTCTTTATGTTGGTTGACGATACGTTTGCAACCGTCCTTAAACGTAGGCGCGCCAAAGTTCATCAAGAGGTCTAGCGGAAGCTTCATTAAACGCAGGTATGTCAGCACTTGCTTGGCATGAACCGGCGCAAACCGTTCTGTTGATTTTAGTTCAATTAGCAATTGCTTGTCGACCAGGAGGTTTGCTCGAAACCCTTCCTCAAGCACGATATCATCATATTCTATCTTGATCGGTACTTGCCTATCCACTGGCAAACCTCGTTGTCTGAGAGCATTGGCCATGAGCGCCTCATAAACACTCTCCAGCAAGCCAGGTCCAAGATTGACGTGAAGTTTGTAACCGCAATCCACAGCGATTTCGGATAGCGCTTCAATCGAATTTTTCATGGCATCTTCTTCGCATTCTTCGCGACTTCGCGCGAGAAACTTTTTTCCATTGGCCTCAACTGTTAAGTCATTGAAACGATGACATAATAATATCAGGAAATCCAACATTTTCCTTGGGTTTATCGGTGCCAGCGACTATCTTGCGCGGATGATTGAAAACACCGAAAATGAAACCCCGGAACAAGCTTCCATCCCTTCCACCGACAAGACTCCCGATCAGGCAAATCAAAACGAATATGGCGCCGATTCCATCAAGGTTCTCAAGGGCCTGGACGCTGTTCGCAAACGGCCTGGCATGTATATTGGCGACACGGACGATGGCAGCGGACTGCACCACATGGTGTTTGAAGTGTCCGACAATGCGATTGATGAAGCGCTGGCCGGCCATTGCGACCTTATCCTGATCACGCTCAACCCTGACGGCAGTGTGTCGGTCGAAGATAATGGCCGTGGCATCCCCACCGGCATGCACACCGAGGAAGGTGTATCGGCAGCCGAGGTTATCATGACCCAGCTCCATGCAGGCGGTAAATTCGAGAATACCAGCGACGACAATGCTTACAAAGTCTCCGGCGGTCTTCACGGTGTCGGCGTGTCCGTTGTGAATGCGCTGTCGGAATGGCTGGAACTCAACATTTGGCGGGACGGCAAAGAGCATAATATGCGCTTTGAATTTGGCGATGCCGTGCGGCCGCTGGAAGTGATTGGTGACGCGCCGCCTGCGGACAATGAAAGCGGTTTCAAAAAGGGAACGAAGGTTACGTTCTTTCCGTCGCCTGCTACGTTCAAGATCACTGAATTCGACTTTGAAAAACTCGAACACCGCTACCGCGAACTCGCGTTTCTCAATAGTGGCGTCCATATCCTGCTGCGTGACGCGCGGCATGAAGAGACGAAAGAAATCGATCTCTATTATGAAGGCGGCATTGCAGCTTTTGTACAGTATCTGGATCGCAACAAGACGCCTCTGGTTCCCGATCCTATCGCAATCCACGGCGATCGCGATGATGTGATTATCGACGTCGCACTGGAGTGGAATGATTCATACTATGAGAACGTCCTCTGCTTTACCAACAACATCCCGCAGCGCGATGGCGGCACCCATCTGGCAGCTTTCCGCTCGGCGCTAACCCGCACGCTTAACAATTATGCCGAAAGCTCCGGCGCGCTCAAGAAAGAAAAAGTCAAACTCACCGGTGATGATATGCGCGAAGGCCTGACCGCGATTGTCTCGGTGAAGCTGCCTGATCCGAAGTTCAGCTCACAGACAAAAGACAAGCTCGTCTCCTCCGAGGTGCGTCAGCCGCTGGAAAGCCTGATGGCCGACAAGCTTGCCGAATGGCTGGAAGAAAACCCCGCCAATGCCAGCATGGTTGTACAGAAAGTTATTGATGCTGCTGCTGCCCGTGAAGCGGCGAAAAAGGCGCGCGAACTGACTCGGCGCAAAGGCGCAATGGATATCGCCTCGCTACCCGGCAAGCTATCTGATTGCCGCGAGAAAGATGCGAGCAAATGCGAACTTTTTCTGGTGGAAGGAGACTCCGCTGGCGGTTCTGCGAAACAGGGCCGCGATAGCAATTATCAGGCGATCCTGCCGCTCAAAGGCAAAATCCTCAACGTCGAGCGCGCGCGTTTTGACCGGATGCTTTCGAGCAAGGAAGTGGGCACGCTGATACAGGCCATGGGCACCGGCATTGGCCGCGAGGATTTCAATCTTGAAAAACTGCGCTATCACAAGATTGTCATCATGACCGATGCTGATGTCGACGGCGCGCACATCCGCACGTTGCTGCTGACCTTTTTCTATCGCCAGATGCCCGAAATCATCTTGGGCGGGCATTTGTATATCGCCCAGCCGCCGCTCTACAAAGTCGGCAAAGGCAAGAGCGAAGTTTATCTCAAAGACGATAACGCGCTCGATCATTATCTTGTCGATATGGGCCTCGCAAACATGGTGCTGCAAACCATCGAAGGTGCGCGCTCCGGCGAAGACCTGCGCGGGTTGATCGAACACGCGCGGCGGATGCGCTCGCTTATGGCCTATGTGCCGCGCCGCTATGACAGCACGATTGTGGAAGGCATGGCACTCACCGGCGCGCTCAATCCCGATCATGGACTGGCCGAACGGCAGGCAGCCGTCGACGCAACGGCAGCGTGGATGGACAAGGTTGATGAAGAAGGCAAATGGTCCGGCAGCGTCTCCGAAGAAGGCGGCTATCTGTTCGAGCGGCTATGGCGCGGCGTGACGGACCATCATATTATCGAACAGAAATTCCTTGAAAGCGCCGAGGGCCGCAAACTCCACAAGCTCGCCAGCGAAGAAACCGCGACCTACACCAGCGGCAGCCGCCTGGTGAAAATCGCATCTAGCGAAGCCGATGCGAGCGATGATGATGACGGTATCGGCACCGAGGGCACTTTGATAACCCGCCCGTCGGAACTGCTCGACACCGTGCTCGCCGCTGGCCGCAAGGGCATAGCCATCTCCCGCTACAAAGGCCTTGGCGAAATGAACGCCGAGCAGCTGTGGGAAACCACGCTCGATCCCGAAGTCCGGTCATTGTTACAGGTCACCGTCGAACAAGCTGATGTGACCGACGAAATTTTCACCAAACTGATGGGTGACGTGGTCGAACCGCGGCGGGAATTTATTGTGGACAATGCTTTGAATGTCGCCAATCTGGATGTTTGAGGATTAATTGAATCGACCTAAACGGCATCACTTCGTCCCCCAGATAATATTGCGCCGATTTACCGATGAGAACGGTTGGTTATATGCTGTGAACCGATCAAATACCAAAGCTGTTCCATTCCGATGCAAGCCAAATCAACTTTTTGTTCGCAAGGAATACTACACTGAAGTTGATAGTGACGGCTCGAAAAACAGCAGGATGGAACTGCGCTTATCGCAGCTAGAAAGCGAAATATCGCCGATTTTAGCCAAATTCATGGCCGCAGCTGAAGCCAACAAGCTGCCCGACTTGTCCCGGCATCAGAAAAGCCTTTGGGATAAGTTTTTCTTACTACAGTATCGTCGAGTCCCTGACCTCAGAGATGACGATAGCTGGAAAAATGCTCTTGAAGAATACGCTCAAATTACAAGCCGATTGAAGAAGGAATTTCCACACAGGGTAGAAGAAATTGAGGCTTTCGAATCTGACGAAGAGAAGATTCGAATGGTCAACAACGCTTATGTAAATATGCTAGATTTACCCCCAGGGGAACCCGAGAAGGTACTCAATCGAAGAGGTATTATTTTACTTCGATCAGCAAGAAATAAGAAGTTTGTGATCGGTAGTCGGCCGGTAATTCAAATGAACATGAAAAATGGTAGAACGCTACATGATAGCTACAGTGAAATGTGGCTACCAATTGCAAGTAACCTTGCCATAGGCGTCGGCACAATGTGGGAAAAAGAGAAGATACTAGACTTAGAAAATCATTCCGGCATGCGATATCTAAACGAAGCAATTGCTAGAAACAGCACCTCCTTTGCCAGCGCCTCGTTAAAGCTAACACAATCTATTGCGATGAGATGTTAGGAAAATAGCAATTTGGCCGCCTGTCAAAACAGCAAGTCCCCACAATTGCCCTTTACATCCGTACCCGCAAACAGCGCCTTTACAAACGGCAATGTATCGCCCGTCGATCCCGGCACTACCGCGCGGTGATCCAGATCGGGATAGAGCGTCGAAATAATCACTGACCCCGCCTCACACGCCCGCTTCACAAAGGCGGCCTGCATGCGTGGCGGGGTGTCTTTGTCCTTGCCGCCCGTACCAACAAAAAACGGCACGGGGAATTTTAGCGTCGGGAAACCCATCATACCGAACGCAGCAATCAGATGCTCGGACGGTGATTTTTTGAAAGTGCGATTATAGGTAAGTTTTTCGGCCACTACTTTCGCCTTCACATCCTTGTGACAGCTATTTTCAACCGAACGCGCAATCGGAAGCACTGCATCCGACACATAGTCGGTCAGCTCAAATTCCGGATTGGTTCGCTGCACCAGTGTCAAAGCCAGCATGTTATAGCCGAGCAATGGATCCACCCGATCACGCGGGCGGGCTTCCTGCAAAATGCTCAACGCCTTGGGAGAGAAAAATGGTACGCCCGTTGCGACCGCGCCGATCACCTTTACATCAGGCGCATATTCCGGGGCATAGGCCGCAGTCGCCACCGCCGCGCCTGCGCCTTGTGACTGACCGAAAAGGACAACCTCGTCGGAAACCGGAAAATCAGCTGACTGAACCGCCCGGATAATATCCAGATTGCTATAGGCTTCCGGCCGCGTTGCGAGATATGGATGCGTTCCGGCGGTTCCCAAGCCCTGATAATCCGATGCCACCACTGCATATCCGTTTTTCAGCCAGAATTCGAGATGATCGCGATCCTGCTGCTGCCTGCCATTCCACGATGGCGCACAGAT is a window encoding:
- a CDS encoding alpha/beta hydrolase, yielding MKFAPMLAMFAALTINACAPTGVATQTPASAPPSASKTLGDTYLSDFYVYEAALDAPGKLLRQEPLNEQQSNPGAGQNVRLLYSSTDGLDGEKILPVSGVLFLPEGRAPKGGWPLMAWTHGTVGIADICAPSWNGRQQQDRDHLEFWLKNGYAVVASDYQGLGTAGTHPYLATRPEAYSNLDIIRAVQSADFPVSDEVVLFGQSQGAGAAVATAAYAPEYAPDVKVIGAVATGVPFFSPKALSILQEARPRDRVDPLLGYNMLALTLVQRTNPEFELTDYVSDAVLPIARSVENSCHKDVKAKVVAEKLTYNRTFKKSPSEHLIAAFGMMGFPTLKFPVPFFVGTGGKDKDTPPRMQAAFVKRACEAGSVIISTLYPDLDHRAVVPGSTGDTLPFVKALFAGTDVKGNCGDLLF
- the gyrB gene encoding DNA topoisomerase (ATP-hydrolyzing) subunit B, which codes for MIENTENETPEQASIPSTDKTPDQANQNEYGADSIKVLKGLDAVRKRPGMYIGDTDDGSGLHHMVFEVSDNAIDEALAGHCDLILITLNPDGSVSVEDNGRGIPTGMHTEEGVSAAEVIMTQLHAGGKFENTSDDNAYKVSGGLHGVGVSVVNALSEWLELNIWRDGKEHNMRFEFGDAVRPLEVIGDAPPADNESGFKKGTKVTFFPSPATFKITEFDFEKLEHRYRELAFLNSGVHILLRDARHEETKEIDLYYEGGIAAFVQYLDRNKTPLVPDPIAIHGDRDDVIIDVALEWNDSYYENVLCFTNNIPQRDGGTHLAAFRSALTRTLNNYAESSGALKKEKVKLTGDDMREGLTAIVSVKLPDPKFSSQTKDKLVSSEVRQPLESLMADKLAEWLEENPANASMVVQKVIDAAAAREAAKKARELTRRKGAMDIASLPGKLSDCREKDASKCELFLVEGDSAGGSAKQGRDSNYQAILPLKGKILNVERARFDRMLSSKEVGTLIQAMGTGIGREDFNLEKLRYHKIVIMTDADVDGAHIRTLLLTFFYRQMPEIILGGHLYIAQPPLYKVGKGKSEVYLKDDNALDHYLVDMGLANMVLQTIEGARSGEDLRGLIEHARRMRSLMAYVPRRYDSTIVEGMALTGALNPDHGLAERQAAVDATAAWMDKVDEEGKWSGSVSEEGGYLFERLWRGVTDHHIIEQKFLESAEGRKLHKLASEETATYTSGSRLVKIASSEADASDDDDGIGTEGTLITRPSELLDTVLAAGRKGIAISRYKGLGEMNAEQLWETTLDPEVRSLLQVTVEQADVTDEIFTKLMGDVVEPRREFIVDNALNVANLDV
- a CDS encoding circularly permuted type 2 ATP-grasp protein produces the protein MLVAAAAAGEGSVREPYSGYGKWLDGEDPKRIRKKAAQAEAFFRTTGITFNVYGEEDADERLIPFDVIPRVISASEWRKLSRGIEQRVRAINAFLHDIYHRQEILRAGRVPFELIANNKAFLPQMVGVDPPGGIYTHIVGTDIVRTGPDEFFVLEDNARTPSGVSYMLENRETMLQMFPELFSRIPVQQVSDYPSNLRRSLAASAPEACTAKPVVAVLTPGIHNSAYFEHSYLADQMGAELVEGHDLRVVDGRIAMRTTEGYTPIDVIYRRVDDEYLDPMNFNPDSMLGVPGIFDVYRSGGITIANAPGTGIADDKALYSYMPDIVEFYTGEKPLLNNVQTWRCSEPDQLQYVLDNLADLVVKEVHGSGGYGMLVGPAASRKEVEDFRVKLIENASNYIAQPTLALSTVPIFTKKGLSPRHVDLRPFVLVSPERIDITPGGLTRVAMTEGSLVVNSSQGGGTKDTWVLEE
- a CDS encoding GxxExxY protein; translated protein: MLDFLILLCHRFNDLTVEANGKKFLARSREECEEDAMKNSIEALSEIAVDCGYKLHVNLGPGLLESVYEALMANALRQRGLPVDRQVPIKIEYDDIVLEEGFRANLLVDKQLLIELKSTERFAPVHAKQVLTYLRLMKLPLDLLMNFGAPTFKDGCKRIVNQHKDFASSRFRVNQVKL
- a CDS encoding PaaI family thioesterase, producing the protein MTNPADMVPFAKTMGIKITEMTKEIVRGEMLVRPEICTAGNGRGTPSIHGGAVMTFADVLGAFGGFANLPEGANGTTTSESKTNFLNAAPEGETVYGEATPFKVGRRQSVWQTRISLKDGTLVAVVTQTQIVL
- a CDS encoding DUF4238 domain-containing protein, with amino-acid sequence MRRFTDENGWLYAVNRSNTKAVPFRCKPNQLFVRKEYYTEVDSDGSKNSRMELRLSQLESEISPILAKFMAAAEANKLPDLSRHQKSLWDKFFLLQYRRVPDLRDDDSWKNALEEYAQITSRLKKEFPHRVEEIEAFESDEEKIRMVNNAYVNMLDLPPGEPEKVLNRRGIILLRSARNKKFVIGSRPVIQMNMKNGRTLHDSYSEMWLPIASNLAIGVGTMWEKEKILDLENHSGMRYLNEAIARNSTSFASASLKLTQSIAMRC